GCGTAGTCCTCGTCGAACTTGCGCCGGTAGGGTATGACGTACTTCTCGGCCCAGTCGCGCACGATCCTGCCCAGGGGATCATCCATGGGAGAGATGTTCTCCAGGGGCCGGGTGAAATCATCTATGGTCCTCATGCTCAGCTCCTTTCTCCTCTCATCTGGCCTGGGACTGGTAGAAGTAGCGCGCGTAGTCCATCTTGGCCAGCTCGTAGGGGCCCAGGCAGAGCTGCATGGTCTTGGTGTCGCGCCAGTAGCGCTCGAGGTTCCACTCCGAGGCGTAGCCCGCGGAGGCCATCATCTCCATGGCGCCGCCGATTGCCTTCTCCGCCGACAGGGTCACGGTGTTGGCCACCATGGCCGCGAGTACGTAGTTGCCCTCCTGCCCCGCCGGCCCGTAGATGCCCGGCTCGGCCAGCACGCGGGCCAGGTCGCAGGTGAGCAGGCGGGACACGCTGATCTCCTTGGCCACCTCGGCCATGACCGAGGAGGTCATGGGGTTGCTCTTGAAGACCTGCCCCTTGCCCTTGATGACGCGGTTGTCTCCCCATTCCTTGAGGATCTCGTAGGCGGCGAAGAGGGCGCCCACCGTGGAGGCGGAGATGCCCAGGTAGAGCCAGGAGAGCATGGCGCGGCAGGCCTCCTCGCCACTTGCCACCAGCATCCCCTCGGGGGCCTTGGCCTTTTCGAAGCTGACGGGGGCGTTGCGGTCCGCGGCCAGGCCGGTCTTGAGGAAAGGCTTGCCCTGCTTGATTCCGTTCGTCCCGGCGGGCAGGGCGATGACGCCCACCCCGTCCCCGGAGCCGTCCAGGGAGCACAGCACCCCGAAGACGGCGGCGTCCGCCCCGGAGGCCATCGGCCGCGTATCCGCGGCCTCCACCGACCATGATCCCCTGGCGAGCTTCGCCTTCGCCTGGGGCTCGTCGCGGAAGAGGGGCAGGACCAGGGAGGTGATGGCCAGTGTGTCCTCGGACCCGAAGAGCCCCGCGAGGGCCTCGCAGGCCTCGGCGTTCTCCTTTCCCTCCATGGCCACGCAGCTCTGCAGCGCCCACATCCCGGAAAGCAGCATCGCGATGGAGGTATCTCCGCGGGATACCTGTTCCAGGGCCGCGACCATGGTCACGGCGGCCTTGGGGCTGTTGTGCCCGTCGCCCCCGTATTTCTCCGGCCACAGCAGGCGCTGCAGCCCGATCTCCAGGAGGAGCTGGCGCATGGCGGGCTCCAGGAGCTGCTCGTAGCTCTCCTTCAGCTCCAGCCGCTTGGCCATGACCTCGTTGTCCGCCCAGCGTTTGAGGTTCCCGGCCAGCGACACGTCCATGTCGCTCAGCCACTCGTACATACACGGAAAGATGTCGTGCTCGCTCATGGATTACCTCCCCTTCATCCCAATCCGCCCCTGACCGCGGACACGCGAAAACGAACTGGTAGTGGCTTGAAGTGCTGCGATGCCTCTTTTTCGTACGGCCGATATGTACAAACATGCCGAAACAGTATGGTTATACTATGATTTACCCAGCTGAGCTGGCAATAGGTGAAAGCCCTAGATTCTGGAGGGGGTAATCCCCCATCACCGGCCACGGAAGGGCACTGGCTGAAGGTGCCGCGGGTCATCCGGGTCTACCGCGAGCTGTTGGCGGCCGGCGATAGTTGACGCGGCGGCGCCGTTTCTGAAAGAATCCTCAAGTGGTATGCGTTCAGCGTGCTTCCAGGCCAAGTGCATGCCACCGCGCCGTACCGGTCGATGGCTTGGAGCGCTGAAGGCCCCGGCGAAGAACCCCGGGACATTCTCGCCACGAGCTCCGTCTAAAGGGCTGGCGCCGACCGCGTTGAAGGATTTAGGTGGAAGTAGCATGGACCGGGGTTGGCCCTGAACGTGCCGTGATGAGGTAGTGGGAGGAAGATGAGGCTGGTCAACTGGGTCTGGGGAGGATTCCTGTCCTTCCGGGAGAAGCACCCGCGCTTCAGCGCCTGGCTGGGGCGCTACGGCATCTACCTCGTGGTACTCTTCTTCATCCTCCTCTACAGCATGATCTCGCTGCTCAAGCACATGAACTTCCAGTCCCACGGCTGGGACCTGGGCATCTTCGACCAGCATACCTGGCAGCTATCCAACTTCGAGTTCGGCTTCAACACCGTGCGCATGGTGCCCTCGCTGTGGGGCGACCATTTCCACCCCATCTTCTTCCTGGTGGCGCCGGCCTACTGGATCTGGTCGGACGCGCGCATGCTCCTCATCTACCAGGCGGTCATCGTGGCCCTGGGGGCCCTGCCCGTCTTCTACGTGGTGAAGCGCGACTTCGAGAGCCGCTTCTGCGCCCTGTGCATGGCCCTCACCTACCTCATCTTCTGGGGGACCATGGAGCTCATCTTCTTCGACTTCCACACCGAGGCCTTCCTGGGCCCCGTGCTGGCCCTCTCCTATTTCTTCATCGACCGCGATAACATGGTCGGCTATATGTGCACCATACCCCTGCTGCTGTGGGTGAAGGAGACCACGGCCTTGCTCGTCTTCTTCCTAGGCCTGTACATGATCGTCTTCCGCCGCAAGTACTTCATCGGCGGGGCCACCTGCGCCATCTCCATGGGGTGGTTCTACGCCGTCACCAGGCTCATAATGCCGCCCCTGTCTTCGGGCACCAACTATTTTTACTTCAAGTATTACTCCCATATGGGGGATGACTGGGGCGGCGTGGTGAAGTACCTCATCACGCACCCCTGGGAAGGGGTGAAGCAGCTCTTCGTCCCCTATCACAAGGCCAAGCTGTTCTTCTTCATCCTGGCGCCCTTCCTCTTCCTGCCGCTCATCGGCGGCTTTTCCATCGTGGCCGTGCCGGCGCTGCTCGAGCGCCTGCTCTCCAACTACTACCCCCACTGGGAGATCCTGCGCCACTACAACGCCGTCTTCGCGCCCATCTTCATCTTCGCCCTGCTGGACGCCGTCCCCCGCCTGCACCGCTGGCTGGTCAGGCGCGGGCGCGAGATAGACTACCGCAAGATGGTCTTCGCGATCTGCGTGCTCATCCTGCTAGTCAACATACCGTTCACCTTCACGCGCTCGGCCAAGACCCTCTTCAACCCCTGGTTCTACCAGTTGGACCCCCGCATGGAGCAGATGGGCTACGACATCATCAGCATGATCCCGGAGGACGCCTCGGTGTGCGCGCAGGACATCGTCGTGCCCCATATGTCCCAGCGCGACCTCATCTTCCAGTACGACGGGGACACCTACGGGGCCGAGTACGTCATCCTCAACAAGTT
The Actinomycetota bacterium genome window above contains:
- a CDS encoding DUF2079 domain-containing protein; the encoded protein is MRLVNWVWGGFLSFREKHPRFSAWLGRYGIYLVVLFFILLYSMISLLKHMNFQSHGWDLGIFDQHTWQLSNFEFGFNTVRMVPSLWGDHFHPIFFLVAPAYWIWSDARMLLIYQAVIVALGALPVFYVVKRDFESRFCALCMALTYLIFWGTMELIFFDFHTEAFLGPVLALSYFFIDRDNMVGYMCTIPLLLWVKETTALLVFFLGLYMIVFRRKYFIGGATCAISMGWFYAVTRLIMPPLSSGTNYFYFKYYSHMGDDWGGVVKYLITHPWEGVKQLFVPYHKAKLFFFILAPFLFLPLIGGFSIVAVPALLERLLSNYYPHWEILRHYNAVFAPIFIFALLDAVPRLHRWLVRRGREIDYRKMVFAICVLILLVNIPFTFTRSAKTLFNPWFYQLDPRMEQMGYDIISMIPEDASVCAQDIVVPHMSQRDLIFQYDGDTYGAEYVILNKFLDCYPLTSRTLVWEIARLYRDPRYEAHRFGYGWVVFTIKPEYDIEGKLQPLPV
- a CDS encoding acyl-CoA dehydrogenase family protein; the protein is MSEHDIFPCMYEWLSDMDVSLAGNLKRWADNEVMAKRLELKESYEQLLEPAMRQLLLEIGLQRLLWPEKYGGDGHNSPKAAVTMVAALEQVSRGDTSIAMLLSGMWALQSCVAMEGKENAEACEALAGLFGSEDTLAITSLVLPLFRDEPQAKAKLARGSWSVEAADTRPMASGADAAVFGVLCSLDGSGDGVGVIALPAGTNGIKQGKPFLKTGLAADRNAPVSFEKAKAPEGMLVASGEEACRAMLSWLYLGISASTVGALFAAYEILKEWGDNRVIKGKGQVFKSNPMTSSVMAEVAKEISVSRLLTCDLARVLAEPGIYGPAGQEGNYVLAAMVANTVTLSAEKAIGGAMEMMASAGYASEWNLERYWRDTKTMQLCLGPYELAKMDYARYFYQSQAR